Proteins encoded together in one Ictidomys tridecemlineatus isolate mIctTri1 chromosome 3, mIctTri1.hap1, whole genome shotgun sequence window:
- the Cep19 gene encoding centrosomal protein of 19 kDa, whose translation MMCTAKKCGVRFQPPAIILIYENEVKGKSRQRIMPVRNFSKFSDCTRAAEQLKNNPRHKSYLEQVSLKQLKKLFTFLRGYLWGQSLAETMEQIQRETTIDPEEDLNKLDDKELAKRKSIMDELFEKNQKKKDDPNFVYDIVVEFPQDEQLQSCGWDTESADEF comes from the exons ATGATGTGCACTGCCAAGAAATGTGGAGTTAGATTCCAGCCTCCAGCTATTATATTAATCTATGAGAATGAAGTCAAAGGAAAGAGTCGCCAGCGCATCATGCCAGTCCGAAATTTTTCAAAGTTCTCAG ACTGTACCAGAGCTGCTGAACAGTTAAAGAATAATCCACGACACAAGAGTTACCTGGAACAAGTATCCCTGAAGCAGCTAAAGAAGTTATTCACTTTTTTACGAGGTTACTTGTGGGGACAGAGTTTGGCAGAAACGATGGAACAAATTCAACGGGAAACAACCATTGATCCTGAGGAAGACCTGAACAAACTAGATGACAAGGAGCTTGCCAAAAGGAAGAGCATCATGGATGAACTTTTTGAGAaaaatcagaagaagaaagatgaTCCAAATTTTGTTTATGACATTGTAGTTGAGTTCCCACAGGATGAACAACTACAGTCCTGTGGCTGGGACACAGAGTCAGCTGATGAGTTCTGA